ACCATCGAGCACGCCGGCGGCCAGCGCGCAACCGAGGAAGGTCATCACGATCGCTCCGAGCCGGGAGGGCGCGATGCGTTCACGATCGAGCGCGGACTCGATCAGCGCCACGATCGCAGGATAGGCGTAGAGCAGAACGGTCGCCACAGATGCGGTGATGTGCTGAAGGGAGAAGAAGAAGCACACCGACGCGGCGCCATATCCGGTGAACGACAGGGCGGCGTAGCGCGGTAGGTCCTTCAGCCCGTCACGAAGTGCGCCCGGGCGACGGACGGCAAGCAGTCCTATCATGAGCACACCGGCGATCGCGAAGCGCCACGAAAGCAACGGCAGGGGCCGGCCCCCTTCGGCGTACGCGAGGCGGGTCAGCACGGCCAGCGTGGCGAAACACGCGGCCGAGGTGATGACGACAAACAGCGCGGTCCTGCGGCGCACAGGCCCTCCATGATGGGCGAAACGGTAGAATCACGCTGGCAGAGGTCGAGCGGCAGGTCAATCGGAGGGACGAATGCCCCCTGTGAATCGCACCCGAACGATACGCACTACCGCAACGGTCTTCGCGGTCGCTTGGATGGGCGTGATCTTCGGCCTCTCGTCCCTGCACGGTTCGTCGGTTCCCGGGCGCTACAGCACGCTCGGTCACTTCATCCTCTACGCGGTGCTCGGGACGCTCTACTTCACGGCGCTGCCGGCCGGCGGCCGATGGGCGATCGTGGCGGTTGCGCTCGCGTCGCTCTACGGCATCTCAGATGAGATCCACCAGTCGTTCGTGCCCGGCCGGATGCCCGATCCGGTCGACTGGCTCGTGGACACGGCAGGGGCGCTCACCGCAGTGATGCTCGCCGAAGGACTACGGCGCCTCATTGCGAGACGCGACGCACGCTCTGACCCGGCCTGACGTCCTAGTAGATGCCGGTTTGCGCGGCCTGCTCGGCGGACATGCCCAGCTGACGCACCTTGATCTTGAAGTCGTGCGCGTTGCCCGCCATCGCAATCGCATCGTCCAGCGTGATGCGGTTCTCCGAGTACAGACGCAGCAGACTCTGATCGAACGTCTGCATGCCGTAGTACTCGCCCTCTTCCATGGCGTCCCGGATGAGGTAGGTCTTCTCGGAGTCCGTGATGTACTCGCGAATCGTGCCGGTCATCACCATGACCTCCACCGCAGGCACCAGACCGCCGTTGATCGAGGGTATCAGGCGCATCGAGATGATGCCCTTGAGCGTCGAGGCAAGCATCAGGCGCGTCTGCTTCTGCTGATACGGCGGGAAGAAGTCGATGATGCGGTTGATCGTCTCAGTGGCGTCGATGGTGTGCAGCGTCGACAGCACGAGGTTGCCGATCTCGGCGGCCGTGAGCGCGGCGGCCACCGTCTCGTGATCGCGCATCTCGCCGATAAGCACGACGTCGGGGTCCTGCCGCACCACATGGCGGAGGGCATCGGCGTAGCTCTCGGTGTCGATGCCGATCTCGCGCTGATTGATGATGCACTTGACGTCTTGGTGCAGCACCTCGATCGGGTCCTCGATCGTGACGATGTGGCCTTCTCGAGTATGGTTGATGTGATCGATCATTGCGGCAAGCGTGGTCGTCTTGCCCGAGCCTGCGGTGCCGGTCACCAGCACCAGGCCCCGGGGCTCCTCGGCAAGACGCCTGACCACCGAGGGCAGGCCGAGCTCCTCGATGCCGGAGCGCTCAGTGGTGACGCGCCGCAGCGTGATACCCACACTCCCCCGCTGATGGAACACGTTGACGCGGAAGCGGCCGACGCCTGAGAGGGAGTACGCGAAGTCGAGCTCGCGGTGGTTCTCGAACGAGGCCTTCTGGCGGTCGTCCATCATCGACGTCGCGAGCGCGCTCGTCATCTCGGGCTTCAGCACCGGCAACTCGCGCAGAACGATGAGTTTGCCGTTGAGCCGTACCGCCGGCGGACTCCCGACCTTGAGGTGCAGGTCGGAACTCCCGTTGTCGGCCATCATCTTGAGAAGTCCGTCTATGTCCGCCATGCGGCGCTCTCACCTTCGAATCGGGACACAGGAGGTACTTCGACGTGAAAGGCGCTGTCCTTTAGCTACCCGCACGTAGTCTACTGCAGGTCCAGCGTGCCTGACAGGGGGACCGTACGCCGAAGCGCCGGACGCAGCCAGCCGATCGCCGCAACCGTCACCATGAAACCCCCCACCAGGATGATCGACGTCTGGAGTCCCAGCTTCTCCGTGAGCGCGCCGGCGGCGAGATACCCGCCGACCGAAAGCGTGCGGCTGAGCGTCTGCTTTGCCGCAAACGCGCGCCCGGTCATGGAGGGGACCGTCATCGTCTGGAGCACGGTCGACATCGGCACGTAGAAGAACATGTTGGCGACACCCATCACCAGCAGCAGCGGTATGGACCATGCGACCGTTGGTACGACAGCGAGCAGCCAGTACAGGCCGGCGAAGACCGTCAGACCCCACAACAGCTTGCGCACGGCGCCGGCAGCCCCCGTACGGCCGATCAGGATGCTGCCGATGAGCAGACCGACGGTGATCGCGCCGTCCATGACCGCAAGTCCCGGTGCCCCCCCATCGAACTTCTCGAGCGCGAGAACGTAGAAGAAGAGCCCTGCCGCGGCAACCGCGGCCGTCGCGGCAGAGTACACGAGCAGCAGGTCGCGCAGCAGGTCGTGCTGCCAGATGTACCGCGTGCCCTCCACGACGTCCGCCCATACCCCACCCGTGGGGGCGACCTCCCCCGACTGCCGCGTTTCGCGATGGCCGATGCCGAAGATGAAGAGCGCCGACACCAGGAACGTGGCCGAATCGAGGAAGAATGCCAGCCGTGTGCCCATGCTCGCCACAAGTCCGGCCGCGAATGCGAGTCCGGCGAGCTCGGCGGCGGAGACCGTGGCGTTGTCGAGCGAGTTCGCAGCCATGAGCTGCTCCTCGTCGACCAGCTTTGGGATGAGCGAGAGCTTGGCAGGCTCGAAGAAGAGGCTGACCGTGGCCACGAGGAGGGCGACCGCGTAGACCGCCACGATGCTGTACTCCGCAACGAACGGCACGCTCAGGACGAGCACCGCGCGAAGCAGATCGGCGACGATCATCGTGCGGCGCTTGTCGAACCGGTCGACGTACGCACCGGCGACCATCCCGAACAGCGCCGCGGGCAGCATCGACAGGGCGAGCACGATGCCCATCTGCAGTCCGGAGCCGGTGGCCTCATAGACGAGGATGCCAAGAGCGATCTGGTTGACTTTGTCTCCGATGACGGACACAAGCTGACCGAGCCAGAGGCATCGGTAGTCCCTCGAGCGCAGTGGCTCGGCCAATCTCCCCCCGAGCATGGCCCCCCCCGTACCGTCGTCGACCCCTTGGCGCGAGGCCTACGGCCTGCACGCCCCCACGTAGTCGCTGCGCGCATCCAGGCTCGAGATCTTCACGACGTCACCGGTGTTCGGCGCGTGCACGAAGTTGCCCCCACCGATGTAGATTCCGACATGGTGAATCGTGCTCCTGCCGAAGAACACGAGATCGCCCGGAGCCAGATTGTCCCGGGAGACGCGCTGGCCGACGCTGATCTGCGAGCGTGAGCTGTGCGGAAGGCTCACGCCGACCCGCGCATAGCACCACATGGTGAAACCGCTACAGTCGAATGAGTCGGGACCTGCAGCCGCCCACTTGTAGGGAGAGCCCAGCTTCGAGAGCGCGATGTTGACGACCTCGGACCGCGGCGCGTTGGTCGGGTTTCCGTAGTCGGTCGCGGGGCGGCTCTTTGCCTTGGCGGCCGCCGCCCTGCGCTGGGCGGCCTCCTCCTCTTCCCGCTGGATCTGGGCGATTTCCGCCTCGATCCCCGAGAGGAGATTCTGCCGCTCGGCGACCTGCGCCTCGATCGTGTCCCTGTTCGCCTTCATCGCGTCCGAGTACGCCTTCGCCTCGGCCTGCTGCGCGGCGAGATCCTGCTGCACGATCTGGAGATCGGTACGCGTCTCCTTGAGTTCGGCGACGGTCGACGCGTCGTTGTCGTTCAGAGTCTGAAGGAAGTCCCAGAGCGTGGCGAACTCATCAAAGGACGAGGCGCCCAGGAGTACTTCGAGCGCGCCGAGCGGACCCTGCCGGTACATGCTGGACACGCGTGTGGCCAGGTTGGCCTCGAGGACATCCTGACGAGCGGAGAGCTCGGCCTGGCGCGCCTCACTCGCTGTGACCTCGGCACTCACGGCGTCGTAGGCGCTCTTCGCCTCGTTGTACTGCTCGGCGGCGATCTCGAGCTGCACGTCCAGCTCGTCGATCTGCGTCTTGATCTGCGCGGCCTGTGCGCGCTTGTCGTCGATCGGAGCGCCGAATGCGGGCACGGCAAGTCCGACGAGCAGTGTCATGATGATGAGCGGGCACAGGGCCCGTAGGGTCATTCGTGTCAGGCTTCTCGCCTCCTCGTGCGCTCCACGGTGGTCGAGCAGCCGGGCTATGATACCACAGCGATCGGGCCCTCAGACAGGACGGCGCATACCCCGTCCAGTATCTGCACGGCGACGCTCTGCGCCTCGTGCTCGTCGGCGGTAACCGTCTCGGGCACCAGCACGACAGCCGAAGCGGCGTGCGGCGCCCCCTTGAACGCTGCTATGAATCGCCCTTCGGAACGTGCGCCCGGTGCGATCGAGATCACGGGCAGCCGAGCCACGCCGACAGGCGCGCCGGAGCCCACGAACAGCCGGAGGCCGCCGGAGTCCCGGTCCGAATCGACCGAGACGCCAAGGCGCGCCGCGGGCTCGGCGGCGCGCGCAAGGTTCTTTACGCGCTCTGCCACCACGCGCCCGCACTCGTCGCCGTACACGAGAACGATGACCGCATGGCGCAGCACCTCGGCGGCGCGCGCCGGGGCCACCGCGAGCGACGCCGGTGCGGATGGATCCTTGCCGCTCCAGACGTGGTGCAGTCGCTCTATCGCGGCGACGGTTTCCGGACCGGCGATGCCGTCGACCGGCAGCTGAACGTTGGCCTGGAACTCGCCCACGGCTCGCTCGGTGAAGGCGCCGAAGATGCCGTCGGGCTCGCCGCACGCGAACCCGAGCACGTTGAGCGCCCCCTGAAGCAGGCGCACGTCCGCTCCGTGCAGAAACGGATACTTCAGGTAGAGGAGGCGGTCGCCGAGGCGGAAGGTCGCGTCGACGAGCGCAACCCAGGTCTCGTCGCCCACCACGCCGTCCTCGGAGAGCCTGTGCTCAGCCTGGAAGCGGCGGACAGCCGTGAGCGTAGCGCCGAAGAAGACGCCGTCGACGCCCGTCGGGCCAAGATCGAAGCCGAGACTCAGAAGACGCTTCTGAACGTCCTCGACCGCGGGGCCACGATCGCCCTGAGCGATGGGTCGAACCACACTGCCTCCGATCGGTACGCCCCCGTACCGTGGGGCCTAGTAGCTGTGCCGCTCCCGGAATCGGGCGACGTTTGCGCGCACGTGGCTCTGATGCAACTCGGCGCGGCGCATGAACGTATCGATCTCGAAGCCGAGCACGACATCGCCACTATAGCGGTAACGCGCATCGGCGCGGTCGAAGTCGAGCACATACGCGTCGGAGAGCACGGGAAGGATCCTGTCGAGATCCTGGCGGGTCCTGCCGGTCTTTGTCTGTACGTCCGCTTCGCTCAGCCACTCGGCGGTGTGACGCCCAAAGAGCACGAGGACATCTCGGAGCACGCGCTCGGTGTGCTCATCATCTGAGAGGGTGGCTAGCGCGCGGCTCAGACTCACAACGTGGGCCCCTTATCCTTGGACCAGGATAACGTTGAAATGCATTCTACGCGCCTGCTTTACGACGCGACAACCACCTGGTTCTTGCCCGCCCGCTTCGCCCGATACATCGCCTGGTCCGCCGCCTCCACAAGCGCTGCGGCAGTCGATGCGTGGGTGGGGTAGTTCGCCACGCCGAGCGACACCGTCTGCGTGACGCGCTCGCCGCCATCGCCGGTGATATGCGGATACTGCGCCATGCTCGCCCGAATCCGCTCGGCAACAGCCGCAGCGCCGGCAATGTCGGTCTCGGGAAGCATGATCACGAACTCCTCGCCGCCGTAGCGCGCGGCTACGTCGATCTCGCGCAGGTTCTGCTTGATGATGCCGCTCACGGCCTTGAGGACAGTGTCGCCCTTCGGATGGCCGTAGCGGTCGTTGAACTTCTTGAAGTCGTCGATGTCGAGCATGATGAGCGACATCTCGTGATCGAATCGTTGGCAGCGCTCCATTTCCTCGTCGAGGCGCTGGTGCAGATAGCCATGGTTGTAGAGGTCCGTCAGCCTGTCCGTGACGGAGAGCCGCTCGAGCTCCTCGTGGAGCAGGGCATTCTGCAGCGCCAGCGAGGACTGGTTGGCGATGCCCTGGAGACGGTCGCGCTCGGCGTGAGTGAGGTCGCGGAACGTAGCCGAGGCGATCAGTAGCACGCCCACCACCGAGTCGCCTGAGCGCAGAGGCGTGGCCGCCTGAGAACGGATCTCCTCAGGCCTGGTCGACCAGTCAGCGAGCTCGGAGCCCGGCTGCACGTCGCTCTGCTGGACGAACCCGTCCCGAAACGCCGCACCGATGATGGTCTCGGAGACGGTGACCACCGGGCGGAACGTCTCCTCCGGGCGGCCCTGACTGGCGCACAGCCGAAGCGTCCAGTCTTCCGGAGCGAAGAGGTAGATGGCCGAGATCTCCGCGCCGAGGATGCCGTTCGCCCCGTCCACGATGAGGCTCGTGACGTCTTCTATGGAGCTGAAGGTCGTGAGGGCTTTGAAGAACTCGTGTGTGAAGAAGATCTCTGCAAGCCGCCCTTCGAGCTCCTCATTCGCCTTCTCGAGCGCCTCCTTGCTGGACTGCAGCCGTCGTTCGTGGCTCCGGATCTTGTCGTAGGCCACCTGCAGCTCGACGAAGATCTTCTCCTGCTCCTCGCTGCGCTTCTTGGCGATCAGGAGATCCCAGACGAGCTCGGCGCCGGCTCCTGTGACGATGCCGACACTGCTGGAGCGCTCGGCTTCGAGCATGTCATGGATGGCCGAGTCCTCGGAGAGGTCCAGCACCAGGTCGAGCCCGCCGATCTGGTAGAGCTCGGAGATCTCGGTGGTCGTGAAGATGCCCAGATCGTCGGCGAGCCTGACTGCGGGCGCGGAGCGCACGGTATCGTAGACAGCAACGACGCTCAGGTTATCGACATCGTTCAAGAGACGCAGGACGGATGTGGCCCGAAGGCCACCCCCCGCGATGGCGATGCTGATATGGCCGTTGCGGGTCGCCATGAGAGCCGCCGACCCCGCCCGTTCCTCCATCAAGTACCCTTCGTTGGCATTGCCACTATACCCGTCATCAGAGGTCCTTGATGCCGTACCGGTAGCTTCGCACGACCACCAGCCCGGTATCGAGATGCAGTTCCATGGTTCTGGCGTGTGCACCACCGGTATCTTCGGCAACTAGGGGTATCCGCAACAGTGCGAGCTGCCGCTTGACCTCGATGATGTTCCGGCCGCCAATGCTCGGCGCACCGTTCTCGGAGCCGAACATCACCGACCCGCCGGCGATCTTCGCTACCAGCCGACGGATCGTGGAGCCCTGCGTGACCTCCTCGACGAGCGCGGGTATTGCGATCGATGCGAACCGGTTCACGAGTCCGTCCAGCCGCGTCTCGCTGGGCGTCGGCAGCATCACGTGCGCCATGCCGCCACGCCGCGCGAACGCGTCCCACAGCGTGACCCCGACGCATGAACCGAGGGCGGGCGTGACGATGACCTTCGGGTGCTCGGCGACCGCGATCTCGCCGGTCGCTACCAGCACCGTGTTCTCGTCCGGATCGGCCCAATGGCCGCCTATTTCGGTGACGCTGGCCATCACTCAGACGACGCCGAGTCGGCCGAGCAGGACGTCGAGGCTGTCCGGATCGGGCAGGTAGAAGAGTGCGCCGTCGACCACGATCTCGGTCGAGAGGAACCGCGTGACGATCAAGAGCGCGGAGTCGGCCTTCATGCCGATCTCGGCGGTAACGAACTCGAGGATGCCCCCGAGCATGTCGAACGCGAACTGCGGCGGCCCGGGCAACACGGCGAGCTCGGTGAGCCGGGCGATCGCCGCCAGGTAAGCCGACTGCAACACGCCGGCCGCGTGTACCACGAGTCCCTCCTCGGCCACGCCCAGCGACTTCGAACTCCCCGGCTCCCGGGAACGCAACAGGTCGGCGAGAGCAAGAAGGTCGGCGCGAGGAAGGACGAACAGGAGCGCACCCGACAGATCGCCGAGCAGGCGACTGTAGACGGCGCCGACAAGGTTCTCCGGACCGCCGAAGACCATCGGAACCTCGCTCACGGGGAGCAGCCGGGTGTCCGGCACATTGATTTCCACCGAGGCGCCGAGCAGCTGGGAGAGCGCCGTGGCCGCATGACCCGCGCCGATGCTCCCGACCTCACCGAGAGCGTCGATCTGGAGTTCTGTGAGGTGTCGCGGGTCCATGTCATACCTCCAACTGGAACAGGGTCCGGGGATCGAGGATCAGCGCGACACGCCCATCGCCGAGCACGGCTGCGCCACTGAACCCCTTGAGGCCGCGGAAGAGGGGCGAAAGCGGCTTGATGACGATCTCACGACGACCGATAAGCTGGTCGACGGCGAGCGCGCGCGTCTCGCTACCGGAGCGCATGAGCACCAGCTGCTCCGCGGATGCACTCCGCTCGGTGCGGCGGTCGTCGTCCTCGCATAGCGCGCTCAGACGCTGCAACACCACCGCGGTGCCGTCACGCAGCACGACGACCGGCTTGCCGTCGACCGTGGAGGAGCGGACCTCATCGGGAGGCAGAACCTCGTCGACGGCGTTGAGGGGCAAGGCGTAGACCCGGTCACAGTTGCCGACCAAGAGCGCCTGGATGATCGCAAGGGTGAGCGGCAGGATGAGGGTGACCTTCATCCCCTCACCAGGGGCCGAGGCCACGTGGATCGTGCCGCCAAGATACTCGATCTTGCCCTTGACCACGTCCATACCCACGCCACGGCCCGAGACTCGCGTCGCGGTCTCCTTCGTGCTGAAGCCCGGCACACACACCAGCATGAACACGTCTTGTTCGGAGCACGTCTCCCGCGCCGAGCGGTCGACGATCCCCCGCTCGACGGCCTTGGCCCAGATGCGCTCCACGTCCATCCCGCGACCGTCATCGGACACGGTGATCCGGATCTGATCGCGTTCCCGTTCGGCGTGCAGCCGGACGGTGCCACGAGCGGGCTTGCCCGCAGCGGTACGGTCCTCGGGGGACTCGATGCCGTGATCGATGCTGTTACGGAGGAGGTGGACGATGGGATCGCCGATCTCATCGAGCACCGTGCGGTCGAGTTCGATGTCCAGACCGCCCATCTCGAGCGTGATTTCCTTGCCCAGGTCGCGAGAGAGATCACGCACCATGCGCGGGAACCGGTTGAAGATGTTCCCCACCGGGACCATGCGCGTTTGCATGACCCCCTGCTGCAGATCGACGCTCACTCGCTCGAGGGTCGCAAGCGCGTCGTCGAGGTCCGCACGGGCCACATCGGCGGCGATGCGATCGAGACGTGAGCGAACGATGACCAGCTCACCCACGAGATTGACGATCTCATCGAGATGCCCGATGGAGATGCGCACCGTCTGCGTTTCGCTCAGCTTGGGCACCGAGCGGGAGCGCTGGGCCGCCAGGGGCTGGGCGGCGCTGTCTGCGGTCACGGGAACAGGCACGCCATCGGCCACCTCCACAGTGACCGAATCGACCTCGGTGACCGCCATGCCGGCTTCCTGCACCGCCTCGGCTGTCGAGCGGGTGCGCAGCACGATGTCGAAGGAGCGGTCGAACTGCTCGTCTTCGATCTCGCGCGCGCCGGGGACAGTCTCCACGACAGTGCCCATGTGGCTCAGTCGCTTGATCGCCATGTACGCCCGGACGCCCTTGAGCACACACCCCGCCTCCAGGGTGATGCGCGCCCTATACAGCGTTCCCTCCTCGGACTCGGCGAGTGCGGCCGCGCTGCTCCCCAGACGGGGCTGCACTTCGGCTTCATCGCCTGCGCTCTCGGTACGCGCGACGAGCGCCGCAACCATCTCGGCGATCTCGACCGAAGTGCCGCCCGACGACTCGTCGGCGATCACGTCCCGCACCGTGTCGGTGGCGCGCAGCACGAGGTCGATGAGCGTGTGGTCTGCCACCTGACGGCGGGAGCGGACGGTGTCCATGAGGGACTCCATCTTGTGCGTGAGTTCCTGCGTCCGACCGTAGCCCATCGCCGCGGCCATACCCTTGAGAGAATGCGCGCCACGGAAGACGGTCTCGACCGGTTCGAGGTCGTTAGGATCCGACTCGAGTGCCAGCAGACCCTCGGTTATGGCCTGGATGTAGTCGGCGCTCTCGCTTAGAAAGACATCGCGATAGGCTGACATGTCGTCACTCACGATGCGTCACCCCCTCACCGCGCGCCGGATCTCAGCCGACACACTGCCGAGTGGGACCACGTGCAACGCAGCACCCGAGCGGGTGGCAGCGCCGGGCATGCCCCACACGACACTCGTCTCCTCGTCCTGTGCGATCGTCTCGCCGCCGGCATCGCGGATCAGCTTCAGCCCGGCGGCACCGTCGGCGCCCATCCCGGTCAGCACTACCCCGACCGCGCGTTCACCGTAACTCGAGGCCACGCTCTCCAGCAGCGGGTCCGCGGCTGGTCTCACACCGTGCAGGGGCGGACCATCCCCAAGTCCGAGCCGCTTCACGCTCATGCCGACGATCCGCATGTGCGAGCCGTGGGGCGCGAGGTAGGCGACGCCCGTCTCAACCGGCATCCCGGCCTCGACCTCGGTGACCGGGATGTCGGTGACGCGTGACAGCCGACGCGCGAGGGACGCGGTGAAACCCGCCGGGAGATGCTGGACGATGACGTAGGCGGCCGGAAGATCCGCGGTAAGACCCGAGAAGACCGTTTCGAGCGCAGGCGGCCCGCCAGTCGAAGCGGCGATCGCGACAACGCGGTCGGCGGGAAGACCACGACGAGCGGGCGACACGGTCGTCCCTTTGCCACCCTCGAGCTTTTCGGCCGGGGAGGAGAACCGATGCTCGGGAGAGATGCGGTTCGCGATCTTGATCTTCTTGATGAGCGTTTCGCTCAAGTCCGCGAGCGAGAGCGCTACGCCAGCGGCCGGCTTCACGAGGAAATCGACCGCGCCGCGGTCGAGCGCCTGGTAGGTGGTGTCGTGATCGCTCAACGACGAGAGCATGACGACCCTGGCCAAGGTTGTCTTGACGATGTGCGGCAGCGCCTCGAGCCCACTCAGCTCGGGCATCTCGATGTCGAGGGTCACTACGTCGGGCTGAAGCGCGTTCGCCTTCTCGATTGCCTCGAGGCCGGTCTTGGCGGTGCCGACGATCTCTATCGACGGGTCGACTGAGAGCGCGCGCGTGAGCATCTGCCGGATGAGCGCAGAGTCATCGACGACCAGGACCTTGATCGGCGACCGCATGGCCCCCCAATCAGGCACGCGCCGCAGACTGCAGGCACTTCTTGACCGTCTCGAGGACCTTGGTCGGCTGGAACGGTTTGACGAGGAAGTCCATCGCGCCGTACTCCAGTGCCTCGACGATCATCTTCTGCTGACCCATGGCGCTCACCATCAATACCCGCGCAGTCGGATCCGCGTCCCGTATGGCACGCAGAGCCTCGAGTCCGCTCATCTCGGGCATCGTGATATCCATGGTCACGAGGTCGGGACGGACCTCGGCGTACTTCTCGATCGCATCGCGGCCGTTGACCGCCTCGTGGATGACATAGCCTTCCTTGGCGAGGATGTCCCTGATCATCATCCGCATGAACGCGGCGTCGTCGACGACGAGCACGGACCTAGACATCGGGATCAGCCTCCTGGGCGCCGGCAGCCGTCGAGAAGACCGGCTTGGGAAGCGCCTTGTCGGGATCGAGCAAGATGATGAGCCGTTCACCGTAGTTCGCGACACCCTCGAACGCGTCCGCCATCTCGCTTGCGACCGCCGCCTGCGGGGCGGGGCGGATATCGGCGACGTTCAGGCTTGCGACCTCGCGGACCACGTCGACCGCAAGCCCGACCGCCCCGAGGCCACTGTCCGCCACGATGATGCGCGATGCGGGCGTCGGCTCGATCGCCGCACCCCTGAGACGCCTGCCGAGATCGATCAGCGGGAGCACCTGCCCCCGGAGGTTGAACACGCCCTCGATCCCCTCGGGCGCGTGCGGAACCGGCGTGGGCTGCTCAAAGCGGATGATGCTCTGAACGCGCGCGATCGGCAGCCCATACTCCTCGCCGCAGAGGTCGAAGAGCACATACTGACGCTGTTCGGTGCTGACGCTCTCGTCCACGCCTATTTCTCCTCAAGGTGGAACTGCAGCGCCGACTCCTCGAGCCGACGTGCCATGTCCGCAAGGTCCTGTGCCGAGGATGAGATCTCCTCC
The Coriobacteriia bacterium genome window above contains:
- a CDS encoding VanZ family protein encodes the protein MNRTRTIRTTATVFAVAWMGVIFGLSSLHGSSVPGRYSTLGHFILYAVLGTLYFTALPAGGRWAIVAVALASLYGISDEIHQSFVPGRMPDPVDWLVDTAGALTAVMLAEGLRRLIARRDARSDPA
- a CDS encoding PilT/PilU family type 4a pilus ATPase; the encoded protein is MADIDGLLKMMADNGSSDLHLKVGSPPAVRLNGKLIVLRELPVLKPEMTSALATSMMDDRQKASFENHRELDFAYSLSGVGRFRVNVFHQRGSVGITLRRVTTERSGIEELGLPSVVRRLAEEPRGLVLVTGTAGSGKTTTLAAMIDHINHTREGHIVTIEDPIEVLHQDVKCIINQREIGIDTESYADALRHVVRQDPDVVLIGEMRDHETVAAALTAAEIGNLVLSTLHTIDATETINRIIDFFPPYQQKQTRLMLASTLKGIISMRLIPSINGGLVPAVEVMVMTGTIREYITDSEKTYLIRDAMEEGEYYGMQTFDQSLLRLYSENRITLDDAIAMAGNAHDFKIKVRQLGMSAEQAAQTGIY
- a CDS encoding MFS transporter, whose product is MLGGRLAEPLRSRDYRCLWLGQLVSVIGDKVNQIALGILVYEATGSGLQMGIVLALSMLPAALFGMVAGAYVDRFDKRRTMIVADLLRAVLVLSVPFVAEYSIVAVYAVALLVATVSLFFEPAKLSLIPKLVDEEQLMAANSLDNATVSAAELAGLAFAAGLVASMGTRLAFFLDSATFLVSALFIFGIGHRETRQSGEVAPTGGVWADVVEGTRYIWQHDLLRDLLLVYSAATAAVAAAGLFFYVLALEKFDGGAPGLAVMDGAITVGLLIGSILIGRTGAAGAVRKLLWGLTVFAGLYWLLAVVPTVAWSIPLLLVMGVANMFFYVPMSTVLQTMTVPSMTGRAFAAKQTLSRTLSVGGYLAAGALTEKLGLQTSIILVGGFMVTVAAIGWLRPALRRTVPLSGTLDLQ
- a CDS encoding NlpC/P60 family protein, whose amino-acid sequence is MTLRALCPLIIMTLLVGLAVPAFGAPIDDKRAQAAQIKTQIDELDVQLEIAAEQYNEAKSAYDAVSAEVTASEARQAELSARQDVLEANLATRVSSMYRQGPLGALEVLLGASSFDEFATLWDFLQTLNDNDASTVAELKETRTDLQIVQQDLAAQQAEAKAYSDAMKANRDTIEAQVAERQNLLSGIEAEIAQIQREEEEAAQRRAAAAKAKSRPATDYGNPTNAPRSEVVNIALSKLGSPYKWAAAGPDSFDCSGFTMWCYARVGVSLPHSSRSQISVGQRVSRDNLAPGDLVFFGRSTIHHVGIYIGGGNFVHAPNTGDVVKISSLDARSDYVGACRP
- a CDS encoding peptidoglycan-binding protein gives rise to the protein MVRPIAQGDRGPAVEDVQKRLLSLGFDLGPTGVDGVFFGATLTAVRRFQAEHRLSEDGVVGDETWVALVDATFRLGDRLLYLKYPFLHGADVRLLQGALNVLGFACGEPDGIFGAFTERAVGEFQANVQLPVDGIAGPETVAAIERLHHVWSGKDPSAPASLAVAPARAAEVLRHAVIVLVYGDECGRVVAERVKNLARAAEPAARLGVSVDSDRDSGGLRLFVGSGAPVGVARLPVISIAPGARSEGRFIAAFKGAPHAASAVVLVPETVTADEHEAQSVAVQILDGVCAVLSEGPIAVVS
- a CDS encoding sensor domain-containing diguanylate cyclase, giving the protein MEERAGSAALMATRNGHISIAIAGGGLRATSVLRLLNDVDNLSVVAVYDTVRSAPAVRLADDLGIFTTTEISELYQIGGLDLVLDLSEDSAIHDMLEAERSSSVGIVTGAGAELVWDLLIAKKRSEEQEKIFVELQVAYDKIRSHERRLQSSKEALEKANEELEGRLAEIFFTHEFFKALTTFSSIEDVTSLIVDGANGILGAEISAIYLFAPEDWTLRLCASQGRPEETFRPVVTVSETIIGAAFRDGFVQQSDVQPGSELADWSTRPEEIRSQAATPLRSGDSVVGVLLIASATFRDLTHAERDRLQGIANQSSLALQNALLHEELERLSVTDRLTDLYNHGYLHQRLDEEMERCQRFDHEMSLIMLDIDDFKKFNDRYGHPKGDTVLKAVSGIIKQNLREIDVAARYGGEEFVIMLPETDIAGAAAVAERIRASMAQYPHITGDGGERVTQTVSLGVANYPTHASTAAALVEAADQAMYRAKRAGKNQVVVAS
- a CDS encoding chemotaxis protein CheD, giving the protein MASVTEIGGHWADPDENTVLVATGEIAVAEHPKVIVTPALGSCVGVTLWDAFARRGGMAHVMLPTPSETRLDGLVNRFASIAIPALVEEVTQGSTIRRLVAKIAGGSVMFGSENGAPSIGGRNIIEVKRQLALLRIPLVAEDTGGAHARTMELHLDTGLVVVRSYRYGIKDL
- a CDS encoding chemotaxis protein CheC, which translates into the protein MDPRHLTELQIDALGEVGSIGAGHAATALSQLLGASVEINVPDTRLLPVSEVPMVFGGPENLVGAVYSRLLGDLSGALLFVLPRADLLALADLLRSREPGSSKSLGVAEEGLVVHAAGVLQSAYLAAIARLTELAVLPGPPQFAFDMLGGILEFVTAEIGMKADSALLIVTRFLSTEIVVDGALFYLPDPDSLDVLLGRLGVV
- a CDS encoding chemotaxis protein CheA; amino-acid sequence: MSDDMSAYRDVFLSESADYIQAITEGLLALESDPNDLEPVETVFRGAHSLKGMAAAMGYGRTQELTHKMESLMDTVRSRRQVADHTLIDLVLRATDTVRDVIADESSGGTSVEIAEMVAALVARTESAGDEAEVQPRLGSSAAALAESEEGTLYRARITLEAGCVLKGVRAYMAIKRLSHMGTVVETVPGAREIEDEQFDRSFDIVLRTRSTAEAVQEAGMAVTEVDSVTVEVADGVPVPVTADSAAQPLAAQRSRSVPKLSETQTVRISIGHLDEIVNLVGELVIVRSRLDRIAADVARADLDDALATLERVSVDLQQGVMQTRMVPVGNIFNRFPRMVRDLSRDLGKEITLEMGGLDIELDRTVLDEIGDPIVHLLRNSIDHGIESPEDRTAAGKPARGTVRLHAERERDQIRITVSDDGRGMDVERIWAKAVERGIVDRSARETCSEQDVFMLVCVPGFSTKETATRVSGRGVGMDVVKGKIEYLGGTIHVASAPGEGMKVTLILPLTLAIIQALLVGNCDRVYALPLNAVDEVLPPDEVRSSTVDGKPVVVLRDGTAVVLQRLSALCEDDDRRTERSASAEQLVLMRSGSETRALAVDQLIGRREIVIKPLSPLFRGLKGFSGAAVLGDGRVALILDPRTLFQLEV